A region from the Lolium perenne isolate Kyuss_39 chromosome 4, Kyuss_2.0, whole genome shotgun sequence genome encodes:
- the LOC127293921 gene encoding dolichol kinase EVAN: protein MASSSALVTGERLVVFLFAARVAVAAPAHLAAPLALLAAAALAVDLAVDRSASAPSSPLQRFRTRPGASSGILLGATTLPCVMLARLIQLLRILPTDPNGPEEFAYLEMQYWAVSISCLSVLASFLWHLRQSANNGVSKTLKCGSLIVVLYVMTLLFFLLKTDGGLLMAKNGYLLVHGVAAVILMKHILEKFPSCSSFGEALLVSSGLALYFGDMLAHTLSKMEFSASSEALIHTPRTRSEIATVIQGILLGLFLLPLLCKCSLQVWVYFKTLGKQRTQAVEKHAEKRIGSVVFYVSLLVVLLMLVPSWTHLVQGLEVHPFVWVLNYMFTNSHERLALCAYWICVIFVSVKKFYSISKRSKTERILLRKYYHLVAVLIFSPAVIFQPAFLDLAFGAAFAVFLILEMIRVWEVYPLGHTVHQFMNAFTDHRDSEILIISHFSLLLGCALPKWMSSGFNDRPLAPFAGILSLGIGDTMASMIGYKYGVLRWSKTGKKTIEGTAAGITSVLAACSILVSLLASSGYILSQHWVSLSVAVILSLLLEAYTTQLDNAFIPLVFYSLLCL from the exons ATGGCGTCTTCCTCGGCGCTGGTAACCGGGGAGCGgctcgtcgtcttcctcttcgcCGCACGCGTCGCGGTCGCCGCCCCGGCCCACCTCGCGGCCCCGCTCGCGCTCCTCGCCGCGGCCGCCCTCGCGGTcgacctcgccgtcgaccgcTCCGCCTCCGCCCCTTCCTCCCCGCTCCAAAGGTTCAGGACGAG GCCAGGTGCTTCGTCAGGCATTCTTCTTGGCGCTACTACTCTGCCCTGTGTCATGCTTGCACGGTTAATCCAACTTTTGAGGATCTTACCGACAGATCCTAATGGGCCAGAAG AATTTGCATACCTCGAAATGCAGTACTGGGCGGTATCTATCAGTTGCCTCAGTGTGCTAGCTTCATTCCTTTGGCATCTACGCCAGTCTGCCAACAATGGAGTTTCTAAAACTTTGAAATGTGGTTCATTGATCGTAGTTTTATATGTCATGACATTATTATTTTTCCTACTGAAGACTGATGGAG GTCTGTTGATGGCAAAAAATGGGTATTTACTCGTTCATGGTGTGGCTGCTGTGATCTTAATGAAGCACATCCTAGAGAAGTTCCCTTCATGTTCATCTTTTG GGGAGGCACTTTTGGTATCAAGTGGCCTCGCCCTTTACTTTGGTGATATGCTGGCCCATACTCTTTCAAAG ATGGAGTTTTCTGCATCATCAGAAGCACTCATTCACACGCCTAGAACTCGAAGCGAGATAGCCACAGTTATTCAG GGGATTTTGCTTGGACTTTTTCTACTTCCCTTGTTGTGCAAATGTTCTCTTCAAGTTTGGGTTTACTTTAAAACACTGGGGAAGCAAAGGACACAAGCAGTTGAGAAGCATGCAGAAAAAAGAATAGGTTCTGTTGTATTTTATGTCTCATTGTTGGTGGTATTGCTGATGTTAGTGCCATCATGGACACACCTTGTTCAGGGTCTCGAAGTGCATCCGTTTGTCTG GGTTCTTAACTATATGTTCACCAATTCACATGAACGTCTCGCATTATGTGCATACTGGATATGTGTGATATTTGTATCTGTTAAAAAATTCTACAGTATATCAAAGCGAAGCAAAACAGAAAGGATTCTTTTGCGCAAGTACTATCATCTTGTTGCTGTCCTGATTTTCTCTCCTGCTGTTATATTTCAG CCTGCTTTCTTGGACTTGGCATTTGGTGCAGCGTTTGCAGTTTTCTTAATACTAGAGATGATTCGT GTTTGGGAAGTATATCCTCTTGGGCATACTGTACATCAATTCATGAACGCCTTCACTGACCATCGTGATTCTGAGATTCTCATTATTAG TCATTTCTCACTCTTGCTGGGCTGTGCGCTTCCTAAATGGATGTCATCTGGATTCAATGACCGGCCACTTGCCCCTTTTGCTGGAATTCTCAGCTTGGGAATAGGTGATACCATG GCATCAATGATAGGGTACAAGTATGGTGTCCTAAGATGGAGCAAAACAGGAA AGAAAACAATTGAAGGCACGGCAGCAGGCATAACCTCTGTACTGGCAGCCTGCTCAATTCTGGTATCACTCTTAGCTTCAAGTGGATACATTCTTTCACAG CACTGGGTGTCACTTTCGGTAGCCGTGATATTAAGCTTATTATTGGAAGCATATACGACACAGCTCGATAATGCTTTCATACCCCTCGTGTTCTATAGTCTTCTCTGTCTATAA